One Thermoanaerobacter pseudethanolicus ATCC 33223 DNA window includes the following coding sequences:
- the rsxE gene encoding electron transport complex subunit RsxE — MKLSKVFYNGLVKENPIFVQALGMCSVLAVTTSAINGLAMGLAVTAVLVGSNLVVSLLRKVIPDKIRIPAFIVVIATFVTVVEMFMKAYTPDLYNALGIFIPLIVVNCIILGRAEAFASKNSLLHSIVDGLGMGAGYTLAVLILGSIREILGSGSLFGIQLFGASFEPALIFIMPPGAFIVLGILIGIFNYVRKRKEASETGVREEVLDEYIYNID; from the coding sequence ATGAAGTTATCCAAAGTTTTTTATAATGGTCTAGTCAAGGAGAACCCCATATTTGTCCAGGCACTAGGTATGTGTTCAGTTTTAGCTGTAACTACTTCAGCAATTAACGGTTTGGCTATGGGATTAGCTGTAACGGCTGTATTAGTTGGATCAAATTTAGTTGTTTCCTTATTAAGAAAAGTTATACCAGATAAAATTCGTATTCCAGCTTTTATTGTAGTTATTGCAACTTTTGTTACTGTTGTGGAAATGTTTATGAAGGCTTATACTCCTGATCTGTACAACGCACTGGGAATTTTTATTCCTTTAATAGTTGTTAACTGTATAATTTTAGGTAGAGCAGAAGCTTTTGCTTCCAAAAATAGTTTGTTGCACTCCATAGTGGATGGTCTAGGTATGGGAGCAGGATACACTTTAGCAGTATTAATATTAGGAAGCATAAGAGAAATATTAGGTTCAGGTAGTTTGTTTGGAATACAGTTGTTTGGAGCAAGTTTTGAACCAGCACTAATTTTTATAATGCCACCAGGAGCGTTTATTGTACTTGGGATATTAATTGGGATTTTTAATTATGTTAGAAAGAGAAAAGAAGCTTCTGAGACTGGTGTAAGGGAGGAAGTTTTAGATGAATATATTTATAATATTGATTAA
- a CDS encoding RnfABCDGE type electron transport complex subunit D — protein MASKVQEVVLENKLLVSSSPHIRSNESVQRIMLDVVIALTPAIIGSVYLFGLNALKLILISVASSVLFEALIQKLFKKPITITDFSAAITGILIAFNLPASAPWWLPVIGSAFAIIVVKQLFGGLGANFMNPALAARAMLMTSWPVHMTNYTGTRPDVVTSATPLSIMKYGTGAELPTLRDMFIGNIPGVIGETSALLLLIGAVYLIIRKVIDWKIPVFYIGTTFIMLLLLGVEPKLLPYHILGGGLILGAFYMATDYSSSPVTPLGRIIFAVGAGILTAIIRVKGAYPEGVSYSILLMNVATPLIEKFTKPNVFGKVK, from the coding sequence ATGGCATCTAAAGTGCAAGAAGTCGTTTTAGAGAATAAGTTGTTAGTTTCTTCATCTCCTCATATAAGATCTAATGAATCGGTACAGAGGATAATGTTAGATGTGGTAATAGCTCTTACACCGGCTATTATAGGAAGTGTATACTTGTTTGGTTTAAATGCTTTAAAATTGATATTAATTTCAGTAGCCTCATCTGTTTTATTCGAAGCACTAATTCAGAAATTATTTAAAAAACCTATTACTATAACAGATTTTTCTGCTGCAATAACCGGTATATTAATCGCGTTTAATTTACCAGCCAGTGCCCCGTGGTGGCTACCAGTAATAGGCTCTGCTTTTGCAATAATAGTAGTAAAACAACTTTTTGGTGGTTTAGGTGCGAATTTTATGAATCCAGCATTAGCAGCGAGAGCAATGTTGATGACTTCATGGCCAGTTCACATGACAAACTATACTGGCACTAGACCGGACGTAGTCACATCAGCTACACCATTATCCATAATGAAGTACGGTACAGGAGCTGAACTTCCAACATTGAGGGATATGTTTATAGGTAATATTCCTGGAGTTATTGGAGAAACTTCTGCATTATTGCTGTTAATAGGTGCTGTTTATTTGATAATAAGGAAAGTTATAGATTGGAAAATACCAGTATTTTACATAGGGACAACCTTTATTATGTTATTATTATTAGGAGTTGAACCTAAATTATTACCATATCATATATTAGGCGGTGGATTAATACTTGGTGCTTTTTATATGGCTACAGATTATTCTTCCTCGCCAGTAACTCCTTTAGGTAGAATTATATTTGCAGTTGGAGCAGGTATATTAACAGCAATAATTAGAGTTAAAGGAGCTTATCCAGAAGGAGTATCTTATTCAATACTATTGATGAATGTTGCGACTCCATTAATTGAGAAATTTACTAAACCTAATGTATTTGGGAAGGTGAAATAG
- a CDS encoding RnfABCDGE type electron transport complex subunit G, with amino-acid sequence MKEITKIGLILLLITAVAGVILGVSNAVTSEKIAEIEKIANNAAKQEVLQEAKNFVALDEKRLKEVAGSNQNVLEISEGYDANSSLVGYVFKITSNGYGGEIQFMVGISKKGYITGIKILNHRETPGLGANATKSFFTDSFKGKSVAGKLVVVKHPPKADNEIQALTGATITSNAIVSGVNMVREIYNSKLAN; translated from the coding sequence ATGAAGGAAATAACAAAAATAGGTTTAATTTTACTTTTGATAACTGCTGTTGCTGGAGTAATATTAGGAGTTTCGAATGCAGTTACTTCAGAAAAGATAGCAGAAATAGAAAAAATTGCTAATAATGCAGCAAAACAAGAGGTATTACAAGAAGCAAAAAATTTTGTTGCATTAGATGAAAAGCGATTAAAAGAGGTTGCCGGTTCTAATCAAAATGTATTAGAAATTAGTGAGGGTTATGATGCAAATTCATCTCTTGTTGGATATGTATTTAAAATTACTTCTAATGGTTATGGTGGAGAAATTCAATTCATGGTTGGTATATCTAAAAAAGGATATATTACAGGTATCAAAATCTTGAATCACAGAGAAACTCCAGGACTTGGAGCAAATGCAACTAAGAGCTTCTTCACTGATTCTTTTAAAGGTAAATCTGTAGCTGGCAAGTTAGTCGTTGTTAAGCATCCTCCTAAAGCTGATAATGAGATACAAGCTCTTACTGGTGCAACTATAACGTCTAATGCAATAGTCAGCGGTGTAAATATGGTTCGGGAAATATATAATTCAAAATTGGCTAATTAG